In a single window of the Trifolium pratense cultivar HEN17-A07 unplaced genomic scaffold, ARS_RC_1.1 scaffold_82, whole genome shotgun sequence genome:
- the LOC123901867 gene encoding uncharacterized protein LOC123901867, protein MGGMTVCGKAININNSTSVSDSGEIVNGDNFSGSGIQELLAKGSELLKQTRNGDLHWKIVSVYIHRTGQMLNSILSTSPHTITTFSKPQFKRISLPTSTTISLLSLFTIPKEARAAISVDQIVTSITLVEQTIDQVQGFLDLAERGLEAIGNFLKPGIDAGLPIVQQAGKEALKFASPAFSEASKKAQEALQSFLLFSLNSIVTFCAQLNLITNDNMILISCTNRRFQLQCFYPIC, encoded by the exons ATGGGGGGTATGACAGTATGTGGAAAAGCTATTAACATAAACAACAGCACCAGTGTCAGTGACAGTGGAGAAATTGTGAATGGAGATAATTTTTCAGGTTCCGGCATCCAAGAGCTACTTGCTAAGGGCAGTGAATTACTCAAACAGACTCGCAACG GTGATCTGCATTGGAAAATAGTTTCTGTTTACATACATAGAACAGGACAA ATGTTGAACTCAATTCTCTCAACTTCACCTCACACAATCACCACCTTCTCAAAACCTCAATTTAAACGCATATCATTACCAACTTCAACCACCATTTCACTACTTTCTCTCTTCACCATTCCAAAAGAAGCCAGAGCTGCCATATCCGTGGACCAAATTGTTACTTCTATCACCCTA gtGGAGCAAACAATTGATCAGGTTCAAGGTTTTTTGGACTTGGCAGAACGTGGTCTTGAAGCTATAGGGAATTTTTTGAAGCCGGGAATCGATGCCGGGTTGCCAATTGTGCAGCAGGCTGGGAAAGAAGCTTTGAAATTTGCTTCACCAGCTTTCTCTGAGGCTTCTAAGAAGGCTCAAGAAGCACTTCAAAGCTTTCTCTTGTTCTCATTGAACTCAATTGTCACATTTTGTGCTCAACTAAACTTAATAACTAACGACAACATGATTCTGATATCCTGTACCAATAGGAGATTTCAGTTACAATGTTTCTATCCAATCTGCTAA
- the LOC123901868 gene encoding cell division protein ZipA-like — protein sequence MGEAQPQDQEMEEGGPRDQQMREDQLQDQEMGEAQSERKAQTESQPQTQPQTQVEMATSDVGPVQEQFLSEEVPNIDRTSRHIHKGRTHRTLRNRVIELPPPVTIRPRKRAPPPRPQLRGEAPASAPAPQPKPALAPLIKVPFPKFAPDTEEPEILYFVPNPEMHPSSS from the exons ATGGGAGAAGCTCAACCTCAGGATCAAGAGATGGAAGAAGGTGGACCTAGGGACCAACAGATGAGAGAAGATCAACTTCAGGACCAAGAGATGGGAGAAGCTCAATCTGAA AGAAAAGCTCAGACTGAAAGTCAACCTCAAACTCAACCTCAAACACAAGTTGAAATGGCAACATCGGATGTTGGGCCTGTTCAAGAACAATTCTTGTCTGAAGAGGTACCAAACATTGATAGAACTTCTCGACATATACACAAG GGAAGGACTCATAGGACACTCAGAAATCGAGTTATCGAGTTGCCACCACCGGTCACAATACGACCACGCAAGCGTGCTCCACCACCACGTCCACAATTGAGAGGGGAAGCACCAGCATCAGCACCAGCACCACAACCAAAACCAGCACTAGCACCACTCATAAAGGTTCCATTCCCCAAGTTTGCCCCTGACACAGAGGAACCAGAAATCTTATACTTCGTTCCTAATCCAGAGATGCATCCAAGCTCCTCGTAG
- the LOC123901869 gene encoding disease resistance response protein Pi49-like, whose product MGVLNFEDETTSIVAPARLYKALVTDADILTPKVIDDIKSVEIVEGNGGAGTIKKLTYVEDGETKHVLQKVDLVDDANLDYHYSIIGGDGLPDTVEKISFEAKLSAGPNGGSIAKLSVKYTTKGDVIPSEEELKSNKAKGDGLFKALEGYVLANPDYN is encoded by the exons ATGGGTGTTTTAAATTTTGAGGATGAGACAACTTCCATTGTAGCTCCTGCTAGACTTTACAAAGCTCTAGTTACGGATGCTGATATCCTTACCCCAAAGGTTATTGATGATATTAAGAGTGTTGAAATTGTTGAAGGAAATGGTGGTGCCGGAACTATCAAGAAACTCACTTATGTTGAAG ATGGTGAAACCAAGCATGTGTTGCAGAAAGTTGATTTAGTAGATGATGCTAACTTGGATTACCACTACAGCATAATTGGTGGTGATGGGCTTCCAGACACAGTTGAGAAGATTTCATTTGAGGCTAAATTGTCTGCAGGCCCAAATGGAGGATCCATTGCAAAGTTAAGTGTGAAATACACCACCAAAGGTGATGTTATTCCTAGTGAAGAGGAACTCAAGAGTAACAAAGCTAAGGGTGATGGTCTTTTCAAGGCCCTTGAGGGTTATGTTTTGGCTAATCCTGATTACAACTAA